The proteins below come from a single Candidatus Poribacteria bacterium genomic window:
- the dnaN gene encoding DNA polymerase III subunit beta has translation MELTFEKYDLLHALQILQSVASGRNTLPILSNVLIQATDGNIECVATDLEVGIKIKVEGAIQEDGAITVSAKKLADIVKELPEDKTIHLVTTANDRVEITCGDGVYKIIGLSDEEFPQLPSVDGHSLTIDGETLRAVIRRTEFAAATEDVRYYLNGLYFNFLEDKTEVVATDAVWLALAHCEQFKPPENVEGFIVPLKAVKEIERTFVESDKVDISILENQILLADDKATLTTRLVEGDYPKYQALIPESATGRAVVSKEQFLQASRRVALLSNPKSYAICLEISTEQIHLSTNTPELGEAHETISVESCNGRERIGLDARLLIETLSHIETESVAIEFTTAVTTVAFKPVGEEGHVCLIHPMRLGS, from the coding sequence ATGGAACTAACTTTTGAAAAATATGACCTCTTGCATGCGTTGCAAATACTACAAAGTGTCGCGAGTGGACGCAATACTTTACCGATTCTTTCAAACGTCCTGATCCAAGCCACAGATGGAAACATTGAATGTGTCGCAACGGATCTTGAAGTCGGGATTAAGATTAAGGTCGAAGGTGCTATTCAAGAAGACGGTGCAATTACTGTCTCCGCTAAAAAACTGGCTGACATCGTCAAAGAACTCCCCGAAGATAAGACGATACACCTTGTAACCACGGCAAACGATCGTGTTGAAATCACTTGTGGCGACGGTGTCTATAAGATTATTGGACTCTCGGACGAAGAATTCCCGCAATTGCCCTCTGTTGATGGACATTCACTGACGATCGACGGTGAAACCTTGCGCGCCGTCATCCGCAGAACCGAATTTGCTGCAGCGACAGAGGATGTCCGATACTACCTAAACGGACTCTATTTTAACTTTCTTGAAGATAAGACCGAAGTCGTTGCCACTGACGCAGTATGGCTTGCACTTGCCCATTGTGAACAGTTTAAACCACCAGAAAATGTGGAAGGATTCATCGTTCCACTGAAAGCCGTCAAAGAGATTGAACGCACTTTCGTTGAATCTGATAAAGTAGATATCTCAATCCTTGAAAATCAGATCCTGCTCGCTGATGACAAAGCCACCTTAACCACACGGCTGGTTGAGGGAGATTATCCAAAATATCAGGCACTCATTCCTGAGTCTGCAACGGGTAGAGCGGTCGTCTCGAAAGAACAGTTCCTCCAGGCGAGTCGGCGCGTGGCGTTGCTATCAAACCCAAAAAGCTACGCGATCTGTTTAGAAATCAGTACCGAGCAGATTCATCTCTCAACGAACACCCCAGAATTAGGAGAGGCACACGAAACGATTTCTGTTGAATCCTGCAATGGACGTGAACGGATTGGACTTGATGCGCGTTTGCTGATAGAGACACTGTCACACATCGAAACAGAATCCGTCGCAATTGAATTTACAACTGCGGTGACGACTGTAGCCTTTAAGCCGGTCGGCGAGGAAGGGCATGTTTGTCTTATACACCCGATGCGTTTGGGATCTTAG
- the dnaN gene encoding DNA polymerase III subunit beta translates to MELTFEKYDLLHALQVLQGVASGRNVLPILSNVLIQATDGNIECVATDLEVGIKIKVEGAIQEDGAITVSAKKLADIVKELPEDKTIHLVTTANDRVEITCGDGVYKIIGLSDEEFPQLPSVDGHSLTIDGETLRAVIRRTEFAAATEDVRYYLNGLYFSFLEDKTEVVATDMTRLALAQCEPFETPENVEGFIVPLKAVKEIERTFAESDKVQISVLENQVLLADDKATLTTRLVEGDYPKYREVIPEAPEGTAIASKEQLLQAGRRVALLSNPKSYAICIEIDTEQVQVSVNTPELGEAHETLPVESATGQIRFGIDARLLIEALTHIETESVVIEFTTEVKPIFFKPIGEEGHLCLVVPMRLAS, encoded by the coding sequence ATGGAACTAACTTTTGAAAAATATGACCTCTTGCATGCCCTGCAAGTGCTACAAGGTGTAGCGAGTGGACGCAATGTCTTACCGATTCTTTCAAACGTCCTGATCCAAGCCACAGATGGAAACATTGAATGTGTCGCAACGGATCTTGAAGTCGGGATTAAGATTAAGGTCGAAGGTGCTATTCAAGAAGACGGTGCAATTACTGTCTCCGCTAAAAAACTGGCTGACATCGTCAAAGAACTCCCCGAAGATAAGACGATACACCTTGTAACCACGGCAAACGATCGTGTTGAAATCACTTGTGGCGACGGTGTCTATAAGATTATTGGACTCTCGGACGAAGAATTCCCGCAATTGCCCTCTGTTGATGGACATTCACTGACGATCGACGGTGAAACCTTGCGCGCCGTCATCCGCAGAACCGAATTTGCCGCAGCGACAGAAGATGTCCGATACTATCTAAACGGACTCTATTTTAGTTTCCTTGAAGATAAGACTGAAGTCGTTGCTACTGATATGACCCGGCTTGCGCTCGCGCAGTGCGAACCGTTCGAGACGCCAGAGAATGTAGAGGGATTCATCGTTCCACTGAAAGCCGTCAAAGAGATTGAACGCACTTTCGCTGAATCTGATAAAGTACAGATCTCAGTCTTGGAAAATCAGGTGCTGCTCGCTGATGACAAAGCCACCTTAACCACACGGCTGGTCGAGGGAGATTACCCAAAATACCGAGAAGTCATCCCCGAAGCCCCGGAAGGTACTGCGATCGCTTCCAAAGAACAACTCCTACAAGCGGGTAGACGCGTCGCACTGCTATCAAATCCAAAAAGCTACGCGATCTGTATAGAAATTGACACCGAACAGGTCCAAGTTTCAGTGAATACCCCGGAATTAGGAGAGGCACACGAGACGCTTCCTGTGGAATCCGCCACTGGACAAATACGGTTTGGGATTGATGCGCGCCTATTGATAGAGGCGTTGACACACATCGAAACAGAATCCGTCGTAATTGAATTCACAACTGAAGTGAAGCCTATATTCTTTAAACCGATCGGTGAGGAAGGCCATCTTTGTCTTGTCGTGCCGATGCGCTTGGCATCCTAA